The nucleotide sequence CGAGACGGCATTGGTTCTCCGAACCCGTCGTGCACACGCAGAACGGCAGCGTCCACATGCTCAATCTGATCGAAGGCGAAGAAGCGACCGTCGAAAGCCCGGACGGGGCGTTCGAGCCGTTCGTCGTCCGTTATGCCGAGACGTTCATCGTGCCGGCTTCCGTAACCTCTTACACGATTCGACCGAGCGGACCGAGCGAGGGCAAGACGGTAGGGACGATCAAGGCTTATGTTAGGGCGTAGGAGGCGAGACGCATGACATCGTCTTTGATCGTGGCGTTCGATGTCGGAGGGACGGAAATTAAAGCCGCCGCTTTAGCGGACGGGAGAATCGCGGAAGGGACCGTCGGTCACTACGAAACTCGGGCCGGTCTGGCTGCCGGGCCGATGATCGCCCGCTTCGTAGACATCTTCGCGGATATTCTCGACAAGGCCGGGCCGGATGCCGCGGCGGACGGCTTGGGGGTCGCTTTCCCCGGACCGTTCGATTACGAGGAAGGCGTCAGCCGCATCCGCGGCTTGGGCAAGTTCGACTCGCTGTACGGCTTGCCCGTCGGTCGACTTCTCCAGGAAGCGCTGCGCGCGGACGAGCGAACGGGCGGGCGGCTTACGCCGCGCTTTCGCATCGCCTTCGAGAACGACGCGGCGTTGTTCGGCCTGGGCGAGACAGGACCCGGCGGCGCGGCGGAAGGCGCGGATCGCGCCGTCTGCTTGACGATCGGAACGGGGCTGGGCTCTTGCTTTCTGGAGCGCGGACGACTCGTGAAGCATCGCGACGACGTGCCTGCCGAGGGTTGGCTTTATACCGTACCTTACCAGGATGGGATCGCGGATGACTATATCTCCCGCAGAGGCATCCTGCAGCTGGCCGCCGGGCTCGGTTCGAATGCGGAGCATCTGGACGTTCGGGAGCTGGCAAGTCTGGCGGACGCGGGCGACGAGGAGGCGCTGCTGTTGTTCGAGCGATTCGGGCGGCGGATGGCGGACGTTCTCCTCCCTTCGTTGCTCCGCTTCCGGCCCGATCGCATCGCGCTCGGCGGACAGATCTCCAAGAGCGCGCATCTATTCGTGCCCGCCTTCCGGGAGGCGGCGGCGACGGCCGGTTTGCATGCCGATATCCGGGTCAGTCGAGATACGTTGTCCAGTACGCTTCTTGGCGTGTACGGGCTTATAAATAAGACCGTCCAATAACGAAAAAAACCGATACGAATCGCAAAAATATAGTCTACCGATCCATTCTCCCTGACGCTATACTGTCGAAAGTATAGAAGTGAACATCTCACATTAAGGGAGAAGAGTCCATGCAAACCGGCAGAAAAAAGTGGAAAATTTATGTGATTCATCACTCTCACACCGATATCGGTTACACGGAAAGACAGGAAAAGATCGAGCAATACCACGTCGACTTCATCAGGCAAGCGGTGGACATCTGCGAAGCCTCGCATAAGGGAGAACGTCCGGAGTGGAAGGGCTTCAAGTGGACCTGCGAGACGTTCTGGGCCGTCGAGAAGTTTCTGGAGGAAGCGTCCGACGCAGAAAAGGAACGGTTCGTCGCCGCCCTGCACAGAGGCGATATCGAGCTGTCGGGCACGTACTTGAACATGACGGAGCTCATCCAATACGAGCTGCTTGCCGAGATGGTCGCGAGAGCCGGGAAATTCGCAGAGCCTTACGGACTTCGCGTCAGATCGGCGATGACCGCGGACATTAACGGCTACAGCTGGGGATACGCAGAGGCGTTGGCCGATGCCGGCATCGAGCACTTGCTGAGCTGCATCCATACCCATCACGGCATGTTCGCCATCGGCCGCAAGCAATTTCCGTTTTACTGGGAGGCGCCGAACGGCAAGCGTCTGCTCGTATGGAGCGGCGAACATTATATGATGGGCAACGACTTGGGGCTCAATCCGGACGGCACGTTGTCCTATACGATCCGGGACGAGACGCCGGTCTGGGGCATTGCCGAAGACCACTGGAAGCTCGCGGAGACGAGAGTCTCGCGTTATCTCGAGCAGCTGGACAAGGAAGGCTATCCGTACGATTTCGTATTGGTCAACGTCATGGGGCTGCTGCGGGATAACGCGGCTCCGAACGGACGGATCGCGAGCTTCGTTCGCGAATGGAACGCCAAGCACGGGGACCGCGTCGAGCTCGAGATGACCACGCTGAACCGTTATTTCGACCTCGTGAAGCAGCAAGACGCGGAGATCCCGGTGTACCGCGGCGACTGGCCCGATTGGTGGTCCGACGGCGTAGCCTCGACGGCGATGCATACGCAAATTTTCCGCAATGCGCAGCGCACGCTGTCCGTCGTCAAGCGGCTCGACCCGGAAGGCAAGAGCGTCCAAGCGAACGAGATGAAGGAAGCCGAGCAGCAATTAATCATGTACGCCGAGCACACCTGGGGGTATCATTCCTCGATCTCCGAGCCGTGGCATCCGATGGTGCAGGAATTGGGGGTTCGCAAGGAGGCATACGCCGCCAATGCGAGCCGTCTGGCGTACCGCTCGCTGGATAAGGTGCTGCGTACCCAAGGTGATGCGCTGCTGCGGGCGAACCGGGCGTTCACGTACACGGTCGTCAATTCGTTCGACTACCCTGTGGAAGATCTCGCCTTCTTCTATCTGGAAGAGCAGTGGGAAGCGGATTACTTCCGGAATGGCTTAGAGGTCGTTGACGAACAAACCGGGGAGGTCGTCCCCCACCAACAGGAGAAGGTGAGCCGAGGCTACCAGATCGCCATTATGGCCAAGCTGGGCGCGCGGGAAGAGAAGCGGTACG is from Paenibacillus antri and encodes:
- a CDS encoding ROK family protein; amino-acid sequence: MTSSLIVAFDVGGTEIKAAALADGRIAEGTVGHYETRAGLAAGPMIARFVDIFADILDKAGPDAAADGLGVAFPGPFDYEEGVSRIRGLGKFDSLYGLPVGRLLQEALRADERTGGRLTPRFRIAFENDAALFGLGETGPGGAAEGADRAVCLTIGTGLGSCFLERGRLVKHRDDVPAEGWLYTVPYQDGIADDYISRRGILQLAAGLGSNAEHLDVRELASLADAGDEEALLLFERFGRRMADVLLPSLLRFRPDRIALGGQISKSAHLFVPAFREAAATAGLHADIRVSRDTLSSTLLGVYGLINKTVQ
- a CDS encoding glycoside hydrolase, which gives rise to MQTGRKKWKIYVIHHSHTDIGYTERQEKIEQYHVDFIRQAVDICEASHKGERPEWKGFKWTCETFWAVEKFLEEASDAEKERFVAALHRGDIELSGTYLNMTELIQYELLAEMVARAGKFAEPYGLRVRSAMTADINGYSWGYAEALADAGIEHLLSCIHTHHGMFAIGRKQFPFYWEAPNGKRLLVWSGEHYMMGNDLGLNPDGTLSYTIRDETPVWGIAEDHWKLAETRVSRYLEQLDKEGYPYDFVLVNVMGLLRDNAAPNGRIASFVREWNAKHGDRVELEMTTLNRYFDLVKQQDAEIPVYRGDWPDWWSDGVASTAMHTQIFRNAQRTLSVVKRLDPEGKSVQANEMKEAEQQLIMYAEHTWGYHSSISEPWHPMVQELGVRKEAYAANASRLAYRSLDKVLRTQGDALLRANRAFTYTVVNSFDYPVEDLAFFYLEEQWEADYFRNGLEVVDEQTGEVVPHQQEKVSRGYQIAIMAKLGAREEKRYAIRSAAARAAGRTTSSTRLIGNDRIQDVRDLLPLAQDPDRIMITENSIESADVRIAWQRGAGIVSWVNKRTGKELIDSEQACGAFTPVYEVTKGEHGDQTTVRRIMGRNRKGMNVQRDFGRLSGVKAITNGALYGIVELTYQVEGMSHYSLFLKVYKDQPRVDVSVRMHKTSVWEPENVYVSLPFLREDNGELWLEKAGAAIRPGIDQIPGTLTDFYCIQEGLALVAPTGGLALATPDTPLMQTGPLEFGERRVQGQAPQEERKSLYAWVLTNYWETNFKATLGGFYEFRYTLQWGERFCTAEQAVRANHSVNAGTVAFRSK